The following are encoded in a window of Candidatus Tiamatella incendiivivens genomic DNA:
- a CDS encoding DNA-directed RNA polymerase subunit K, with the protein MKKEERISYPRVIDEITIGPPYLTKYEKARIIAARLFQLFLNAPPLINPEKIGSRNMYEIAKEEVERGILPVAIYRKAPEEAQSISLRLLLETGEKLIGRKTI; encoded by the coding sequence ATGAAGAAAGAGGAAAGGATAAGTTATCCGAGAGTAATTGACGAGATAACCATAGGCCCTCCCTATCTAACCAAGTACGAGAAAGCGAGGATTATTGCAGCCAGATTATTCCAGTTATTCCTAAACGCGCCCCCCCTTATTAACCCTGAGAAGATAGGCTCACGTAACATGTATGAAATAGCTAAAGAAGAAGTGGAGAGAGGAATACTACCGGTGGCTATATACAGGAAAGCACCGGAAGAAGCCCAGTCTATATCGTTGAGACTCTTACTGGAGACTGGTGAAAAATTAATTGGAAGAAAAACCATATAA
- a CDS encoding site-2 protease family protein: MEEKPYNETILLEERKEDFPCRNIVESKLSRDYHVERQGALQYTIQFPYTIELGEPGWREFYQQMIRSGCKPLVRKWKGYTLLIIVREEEKKKRVNTLAGLMLALITLVTLYISGDYLEQSMLAYGYTGSISASLIPSLYVIGLLGPLLIHETGHWSMMRVYKTPSSMPYLLPAPPLQWGFLGTFGAVINMRWLPPTVDALAVVGVMGPLAGFIAAIPVTIYGLKMSLVVPASMAPSGGYLMAYPIIFLLLSDKFLPTPTGSEVVLLHPLAFAGYIVFLVTFLNLIPIAQLDGGHIVRASLGDRGHRIVSNAFLVLLLGFSLIEPFLLLFALIAFTIHMLSRGRHPGPAMPVERLSVKGQLAVITFFILLFLTFPLPTT, translated from the coding sequence TTGGAAGAAAAACCATATAACGAAACAATCCTCCTCGAGGAGAGAAAGGAGGATTTTCCCTGTAGGAACATAGTTGAGAGCAAGCTCAGCCGGGACTACCATGTAGAAAGGCAGGGTGCTTTACAGTATACTATTCAGTTCCCTTATACTATTGAACTAGGAGAGCCTGGCTGGAGAGAGTTTTACCAGCAAATGATTAGATCCGGTTGTAAACCACTTGTCAGAAAGTGGAAAGGTTATACGCTTCTTATAATAGTTAGGGAAGAAGAGAAAAAGAAGAGGGTCAATACTCTAGCAGGGCTGATGTTAGCGCTAATTACTCTAGTAACGTTGTACATTAGCGGTGATTATCTAGAACAGAGCATGCTCGCATATGGTTATACTGGAAGTATTTCCGCTTCGTTGATACCGTCACTCTATGTCATAGGGTTACTCGGTCCTCTGTTGATACACGAGACAGGGCACTGGAGCATGATGAGAGTATACAAGACTCCGAGTAGTATGCCTTATCTCCTACCGGCTCCACCACTCCAATGGGGGTTCCTCGGAACATTTGGCGCCGTGATTAATATGAGGTGGCTTCCGCCTACAGTAGACGCTTTAGCTGTAGTTGGTGTTATGGGGCCTCTCGCAGGGTTTATAGCTGCGATACCTGTGACTATTTACGGGTTGAAAATGAGTTTAGTTGTTCCTGCATCAATGGCACCTTCAGGCGGATACTTAATGGCTTACCCGATTATATTCCTACTTCTCAGTGATAAATTCCTACCGACACCGACTGGGAGTGAAGTAGTCTTGCTCCACCCGTTGGCTTTTGCAGGGTACATTGTTTTCCTCGTGACTTTCCTCAATCTTATACCGATAGCCCAGCTCGATGGAGGACATATAGTTAGAGCATCTCTGGGTGATAGAGGACATAGAATAGTTAGTAATGCTTTTCTAGTACTTCTACTAGGCTTTAGCTTAATTGAACCATTTCTATTGTTATTTGCATTGATAGCTTTCACAATACACATGCTATCAAGGGGAAGGCATCCTGGCCCCGCCATGCCTGTTGAGAGGCTCAGCGTAAAGGGGCAGCTGGCTGTTATTACATTCTTTATACTCTTATTCCTCACATTCCCATTACCGACTACATGA